The Clostridiaceae bacterium DNA segment TATAATTATGGAGTCATCGGACGTAATGCATTTCGACAGTCAATGCATCAAGCAATTCTTGAAGTTTGCAATAATGCCGGAGTGAATACCCAAGAAATTACACATGCTGTATTTGGCATACCTACACTTGGCGAACTGGAGGAGATGGATACAACAGTTCCTGAAATAATTGGGGAAGTGCTGCCAAGAGAACGTACAACAATAGTAAATGACTCAGTAATAGGCTGGAGTGGCTCATTATCTGGCCAGCCGGGTATTAATGTTGTTTCTGGTACTGGTTCTATAGCATATGGTGAGGATTCATATGGAAATAAAGCCCGTGCCGGGGGGTGGTCAGTATTATTTGGTGATGAGGGATCTTGCAGTTGGATAGGGAAAAAGGTTTTAGAAACTTTTTTTAAACAGTCAGATGGGCGAATGCCACGAAGTGCTATTTATGATATTTTTAAGGAGCATTTCAAGCTAACCAAAAAAGATATTTATTTTGTTGGTATTCTTTGTAGCGGGTTCCAGAAAAAACGTTCTAACATTGCAATGTTGCAATTGTTGGCTGAGGAAGCTTGTAAAAGAGGAGATCCCAACATGAAACATGTTTATGAAGAAGCAGCTTCGGAATTGGCTCTGCTTGTAAAAGCCGTAAGATCCCAGCTAACTTTTCCTCAAGAAAAACCTGTATTGGTTTCTTATTCCGGAGGTCTTTTCAAGAGTGGAAAGCTAATATTGGACCCCTTCAGAAAAATAATCTATGAAATGAATATGAAACTTGTAGAACCCAAATATCCACCAATTATTGGAGCTTTAGCACTGGAAGCAGGTAGATATCTGCAACCTAATAACTATAATTACATGCTATCCCAAGCATACGCTAATATCCAAAAAACTAAATGATTCCAATTTTACTTGAAAAAAATAAAAGAGGCATAAAACCGTTACTTTTTGGTTTTTAGCCTCTTTTTATGTACTTTAATTTATTATATGTAAATGCTATGTAAAGAATTTTTGCTTTAAATTATATTCTCCTTCCCAAATTTGATACATACGGTAATATCAAAATAATTATATAATTAACAAATTAGTACAATAATGCTATGAATATTATGGTTTTTAATTATTTAAAAATTATTATAAACATTAAAATTATATATTATTGCAAACAAAATACATTGAGTTTAATTTCAGTTATGTCATGATATAAATACACAAATAAAAAAATTATATAAGGAGTGAGCAGTTATGAAAAAAATCTTGTGTATTACATTGGCATGCATTTTAGTACTGACTTCAGTTATACTTACCGCATGCAATGGACAGCAGTCTGATGCCAAATCTTCTCAAGCTGACACTCAAAGTAACACTTCAGATAGTTCATCTAAAGCTGATACCACGAAATCTACAGAAGCTTCAGAAGAGTATGTGATTAAATATCCTACACACCAAATAGGAACAAATACTTCAGCTCCTGCAAATGCAGAAATGGTTAGAACTTTCAATGAAAAATACAAAGGAAAGTACAGAATAGAAGTTGAAGAAGTTCCAGGTGACAAAAATTATGTAGATAAAATTAAAATATTGCTTGCATCAAGACAACTCCCTGATTTTGTATATGGTTCTACAAACATTGACGCTATATACGAACAAGGCCTTTGCATGGATTTGACTCCATTACTTGATGCAGATCCAGAGTGGAAAGCTTTATTCCCAGAAGCAGTTCTTGAATATAATTCCCGTGACGGTAAAGTAGTAGCGTTACCTAATGAAGGACAACTGGTAGGATACTATTATAATAAAGAACTGTTTGCAAAAGCGGGTATTGAAGGTCCGGCTAAGACCTGGAATGAATTTTTTGATATCTGCAAGAGACTTAAAGAGGCTGGAATAACTCCAATGTCAATGCAGACAGGAGACAATGCTTTTGTTACTCAGTTGTGGCTTGGCCAGATGATTGTAACTTCAGATGAAGGTAAACAAATGCTAAGAGCAACTGTAAAGGAAACAAATTACAATAAACAATGCTTTATTGATGGATTAAAGATGTTGCAGCCAATATTTACAGAAGGTTATACAACAAAAGATGCTATTGGAGGAATGTATGAGAATGCTGCAAACAATTTTATATCAGGAAAAACAGCAATGATTGCAAATGGAACATGGATGATTGGAAGCTTTTCTGATCCGAACATGGGTGGTAGTGAAGAATTTGCGAAAAAAGTTGATATAGCTTTGTATCCTGAAAATGGATATTATTCTAATCCTTTTGCTGGATTCATGATTTGCGCTCAGACTGAAAAAGGCAAAGAAGCAGCTATTGCAATGCTTAAACACTGGACATCAAAAGAAACTATGCTATCTAACCTTAGAATTATGGGTATGGTTCCAAGCGGAAAGATTGATATTCCACAAGATGTACTTGAGAAATGGCCATTACTTGGTAAAATGCTGCAGTTGAAGAATCAGCCAGAAGCCCAATCATATTTCACACTTACCAACCAAATGTATTCAAATGTTGTCGACGTTCTGTCTCAATACATGACCTTATTTGCTGATGGAAAATGTACAGCTGAGGAATTTGCCCAAGCAATGACTGAAGCTGCTCAGAAAAATTTAGAGTAGAATTTTATTCCTAAAAATCTATAGGTGAAGGAAGAGTATAAATTCAAGACTCTTCCTTCACCTCTAAAAATAATCCGCTGAGGAGAATGATAATATTATGCAGCGAATATATAAAAAGTGGATACCTGTTTTTCTTGCACCATCAATAATTATGTACTGTTTTTTATATGCAATGCCATTCTTCACGATAGTTGTAACTTCATTTACAAAATACAAGTTAACTCAAAAAGATATAACGTTCATAGGATTTACTAATTATATTAATTTGTTTACAAAAGATATTACATTTAAAATTGCCTTAAAAAATACAGCAGTGTGGATGATCTTGCATGTTTTCTTACATGTAGCCATTGGTATTTTTATGGCACTAATTCTTTACAGGAAACCAAGAGGTTGGAAATTTGTTCGTACTGTATACATGATTCCAAATATAATTGCATCATCTGCAATAGGCCTTATTTTTCTTCAGTTATATAACGCAGAGTATGGACTTGTAAATCAAATCCTTAAATCTTTAGGACTTGAAAATTTAACTCGCAACTGGTTATTTGATACAAATACGGCTTTTTGGTCTGTAACAATGATTTGGTTTCCTTTTGCAGGATATACATGTACTCTTGTACTTGCGCGATTACTATCCATATCGGAGGAAATGTTTGAAGCAGCTAAAGTTGAGGGAGCAAATGTGCTGCAAATAGATTGGTATATTTCTTTACCTTTGGCAAAGGATACAATTGCTGCAACAATGATTATGGCGGCATCTTATATGCTTACGATGTTTCCTCTAATTTATGTTACAACAGGAGGAGGACCAGGCGTAACAACAACTAATCTGCCTTTATACCTGTATAAAGTAGCCATGCTAGAAAATGATTATGGTTATGCAAATACAATAGGAATTTTCATTATTATTGTTGGAATTGTAATTATGCAGATCATAAACCGCGTTATGAAAGTAAATGAGGAGGTGTAAATAAACTGATAATGAACAATAATAAAAGTAATAAAAACATAGATGAGAGAAAGTATAACACCTCCAGTATTAAAACAAAAATTGCAATTATTTTAAAGTACATGGTGTTAGCATCAGCTGTATTTATTTGCCTATTCCCTTTAGTCTGGGTAATACTTTCTTCATTTAAAACAAATGCACAGATATTTTCAGAGCAGTTTTGGCCAAGTACAATTAATTTTGATGGATACAAAGAAGCTCTTAGACTTTCACCAATACCAAAGTTTTTTATAAATAGCGTATTTATAGCTACTACCGCATCGGTTATTAATGTAGCGTTAGTTTCAATGGCTGCATATGTGTTTGCTAGAACAAAGTTTAAAGGTTCAGATTTTTTATATTCATTATTCTTAACTGCTCTTGTATTGCCAGGTACAGCTGTTATACAGCCTGTTTATATGCAAATAAACCGTATGAGATTACTGGATACCCGTACTGGATTAATAATTGTATATTCTTGTGTAGGTCTTGCAATGACAATAATGGTTATGAGATCTTTTTTCTCAGGTATTCCAAAAGATTTAGAGGAGTCTACTGCAATAGATGGAGCTGGATTTGTCAGAACTTATATTCAAATTATGCTTCCTATTGCAAAGCCTGGGATTGTAACATGTTTCGTACTGCGTTTTATACCAAACTGGAATGAGTTTACATATGCTCTTGTGCTTACTACATCAACAGAAGTACGAACATTACCATTATCATTGGCATACTTTGTTTCCACATTCAGTTTCAATTATACAGCAATGTTTGCAGCAATTACCATTGCAGCTCTGCCATCTATACTTATTTTTGCGGTATTTAATGAACAGGTAATAAGCAGTATGACTATAGGAGCAGTAAAAGGTTAACAGTAATAAATTTATTATTTGATATACATAAATTTTTTTATTACTTTCTATTTTCTCAATTTTAAATTAATAAATCTATTTCAGAAAGGAGTTTTATTATGATTAAAGTAGGCTTTATTGGAGTAGGAGGAATTGCTCAACTTTCTCACCTTCCATTGATGTGGGATTTACCAGATTTATATAAGATCGAGGCAATAACAGACATTTCTCCTTCACTTTGTAAGTATATAAGCGAAAAATATAATGTAAAAAAGATATATTCCAATGCAGATGATTTGATTGCAGATAAGGAAATTGATGCTGTGATAGTGCTGACTCCTGATCCCTTACACTATACTTACACTTTAAAGGCTATAGAAGCAGGAAAGCATGTATTTATTGAAAAACCACTTGCCATGAATTCCAGAGATATTCGTGGATTAATCGAAGCAGAGAAAAAACATCCTGAATCTATTGTAATGGTTGGCTATATGAGACGTTTCAGTCCTGCTTTTTTGAAAGCCAAAGAGCTTTTGGAAGAATATAATAAGCCTATTGAGTATATACGTTTTCGTGATATTATTTGTGAAGGGTTTTTCTATATTGGACAAACGAGATATACTAAACGGTCGAGGACTTTATCCGATGTTCCTAGTAATGCTTTTAAAGAAATTGCTGATATGAAATACCAGCAACATTCTGTTGCTCTTGGAGAAGATGCCACCGAATTGCAGAGAAATGCTTATCAAATGCTATTAGGTTTAGGATGTCATTCATTTTCCGCTGTTCGTGAATTAGTAGGATTACCCAAAGAAGTAAAAGCAGTCTTAACTTCCAAAAATGGAACTCATTTTGTATCATTATTGCAATATGATGGATTTATTGGAACATACGAAATGGTAAACGATCAAAATGTTGTACAATTCGACGCTGCAATTGAGATATTCCAAGGAGACCGCAAAATTAAGATAAAATATGATACCCCATATATAAGATATCTGCCCAGTTGCTTAGAAGTTATTGATTCTACGAGATCTGATACAAAGACTACAATTTATGGACCTGATTATCATGATTGTTTTGCTAATGAGTTAATATATTTCCATGATTGCATAAAGAATCATAATAAGCCGAAGACATCCCTGTATGATTCCCTGCAGGATATAGAACTATTTGAAAAAATGGCTCGTATGGTTAAAAGTGAGGGATAAAATATTTAAGCATTAATGATATCTGAAAATAATTGGAGGAAATAATATGGTAAAAGTAGGAGTCGTAGGTTATGGAGTAATTGGTCAAAGACTTGCAGATGGCGTTGCACTGCAAAAGGACATGGAACTTGTTGGCGTCGCTGACGTTGCACCTACACTTTCAGTTAGAGCCCTAAAAGAAAAAGGTATGCCATATAATCTTTATAACGCATTGCCTGATAACCAGAAGCTTTTTGATGATGCAGAAATATCTGTTTCAGGGTCATTAGAAGACCTGATTCAAAGTTGTGATATTTTACTGGATTCAACTAGTGCAGGAGTAGGCGCAAAAAACAAAGAAATCTACAAACGGTATGGGAAAAAGGCTGTTTTCCAGGGTGGAGAGAAGAACGATGTAGCAGATGTATTTTTCCATGGCTATGCCA contains these protein-coding regions:
- a CDS encoding extracellular solute-binding protein, with amino-acid sequence MKKILCITLACILVLTSVILTACNGQQSDAKSSQADTQSNTSDSSSKADTTKSTEASEEYVIKYPTHQIGTNTSAPANAEMVRTFNEKYKGKYRIEVEEVPGDKNYVDKIKILLASRQLPDFVYGSTNIDAIYEQGLCMDLTPLLDADPEWKALFPEAVLEYNSRDGKVVALPNEGQLVGYYYNKELFAKAGIEGPAKTWNEFFDICKRLKEAGITPMSMQTGDNAFVTQLWLGQMIVTSDEGKQMLRATVKETNYNKQCFIDGLKMLQPIFTEGYTTKDAIGGMYENAANNFISGKTAMIANGTWMIGSFSDPNMGGSEEFAKKVDIALYPENGYYSNPFAGFMICAQTEKGKEAAIAMLKHWTSKETMLSNLRIMGMVPSGKIDIPQDVLEKWPLLGKMLQLKNQPEAQSYFTLTNQMYSNVVDVLSQYMTLFADGKCTAEEFAQAMTEAAQKNLE
- a CDS encoding sugar ABC transporter permease, with translation MQRIYKKWIPVFLAPSIIMYCFLYAMPFFTIVVTSFTKYKLTQKDITFIGFTNYINLFTKDITFKIALKNTAVWMILHVFLHVAIGIFMALILYRKPRGWKFVRTVYMIPNIIASSAIGLIFLQLYNAEYGLVNQILKSLGLENLTRNWLFDTNTAFWSVTMIWFPFAGYTCTLVLARLLSISEEMFEAAKVEGANVLQIDWYISLPLAKDTIAATMIMAASYMLTMFPLIYVTTGGGPGVTTTNLPLYLYKVAMLENDYGYANTIGIFIIIVGIVIMQIINRVMKVNEEV
- a CDS encoding carbohydrate ABC transporter permease is translated as MNNNKSNKNIDERKYNTSSIKTKIAIILKYMVLASAVFICLFPLVWVILSSFKTNAQIFSEQFWPSTINFDGYKEALRLSPIPKFFINSVFIATTASVINVALVSMAAYVFARTKFKGSDFLYSLFLTALVLPGTAVIQPVYMQINRMRLLDTRTGLIIVYSCVGLAMTIMVMRSFFSGIPKDLEESTAIDGAGFVRTYIQIMLPIAKPGIVTCFVLRFIPNWNEFTYALVLTTSTEVRTLPLSLAYFVSTFSFNYTAMFAAITIAALPSILIFAVFNEQVISSMTIGAVKG
- a CDS encoding Gfo/Idh/MocA family oxidoreductase codes for the protein MMIKVGFIGVGGIAQLSHLPLMWDLPDLYKIEAITDISPSLCKYISEKYNVKKIYSNADDLIADKEIDAVIVLTPDPLHYTYTLKAIEAGKHVFIEKPLAMNSRDIRGLIEAEKKHPESIVMVGYMRRFSPAFLKAKELLEEYNKPIEYIRFRDIICEGFFYIGQTRYTKRSRTLSDVPSNAFKEIADMKYQQHSVALGEDATELQRNAYQMLLGLGCHSFSAVRELVGLPKEVKAVLTSKNGTHFVSLLQYDGFIGTYEMVNDQNVVQFDAAIEIFQGDRKIKIKYDTPYIRYLPSCLEVIDSTRSDTKTTIYGPDYHDCFANELIYFHDCIKNHNKPKTSLYDSLQDIELFEKMARMVKSEG